A DNA window from Helianthus annuus cultivar XRQ/B chromosome 15, HanXRQr2.0-SUNRISE, whole genome shotgun sequence contains the following coding sequences:
- the LOC110911437 gene encoding uncharacterized protein LOC110911437, with amino-acid sequence MMNRKLLHRLRNFININRDLTSRLSSSPFSFHRNQHPFHHFQFTPQHPISSSSVFRHHYLNLSPKIDPDYHFSFATRSHYSTIASAEDSRRQNPKKLADSNEEVEPIDLWEEEDETEPEIGDGGDGGGVVLQNCPWGEKVLSIAQDVLLQFGDDIEIFAFKTSPGGYIYVRLDRLCNEYGCPSMEDIQSYSQEYKKKLDEAGAVGDIPTDLALEVSSPGADRLLRIPDDLQRFQNMAMRVKYVENDDPRSPGKEGIFFLESIEMESGSCVWRLADVKENRDPASKGRPMTRKQKDWRLNLPYEKLEQVTLYLDYQ; translated from the exons ATGATGAACCGTAAACTGCTTCATAGGTTACGCAACTTCATAAACATAAACAGAGATCTCACCTCCCGTTTATCTTCTTCACCCTTCTCCTTTCATCGTAACCAGCATCCATTCCACCATTTTCAATTTACCCCACAACACCCCATTTCATCTTCTTCCGTATTTCGTCATCACTATCTTAATCTTTCTCCTAAAATCGACCCAGATTATCACTTTTCTTTTGCAACTCGTTCCCATTACTCCACCATAGCCTCCGCTGAAGACTCCCGCCGtcaaaatcctaaaaaattag CTGACTCAAATGAAGAGGTGGAACCCATTGACTTatgggaggaagaagatgaaactGAGCCTGAG AttggagatggtggagatggaggTGGTGTTGTTTTACAAAATTGCCCTTGGGGCGAGAAAGTTCTATCTATTGCTCAAGATGTGTTGCTACAGTTTGGTGATGATATAGAGATCTTTGCTTTTAAAACCTCCCCTGGAGGATACATTTATGTGAGACTAGATAGACTCTGTAATGA ATACGGGTGCCCGAGCATGGAGGATATTCAAAGTTATAGTCAAGAATACAAGAAAAAACTAGACGAAGCTGGAGCTGTTGGAGACATTCCCACTGACTTGGCTCTTGAG GTATCATCTCCTGGTGCAGATCGGCTACTGAGAATACCGGATGATTTACAACGTTTTCAAAACATGGCTATGAGAGTAAAGTATGTTGAAAATGATGATCCTAGATCCCCAGGAAAGGAAGGAATATTCTTTTTGGAATCCATCGAAATGGAATCTGGAAGTTGTGTATGGAGGTTGGCTGATGTTAAAGAAAATCGCGACCCGGCATCTAAAGGAAGACCGATGACCCGCAAACAAAAGGACTGGAGGCTTAATCTGCCATATGAAAAGCTTGAGCAGGTGACTCTGTATCTTGACTACCAATAA
- the LOC110911439 gene encoding peptidyl-prolyl cis-trans isomerase E — protein sequence MNQQVQKNTLYVGGLAEEVNETILHSAFIPFGDIKDVKTPLDQATQKHRSFGFVTFLEREDAAAAMDNMDGAELYGRVLTVNYALPEKIKGGEQGWAAQPIWADADTWFERQQQEEEMQRIQKENQAAMQVAEELHRKQITEEREGEKDDPDTKDDPMVMAEAESLKQSNS from the exons ATGAATCAACAAGTGCAGAAGAACACACTCTACGTCG GTGGATTAGCAGAAGAAGTAAACGAAACGATACTGCATTCAGCGTTCATACCCTTCGGAGATATTAAGGACGTGAAGACGCCGTTAGATCAGGCGACACAGAAGCACCGGTCGTTTGGATTTGTCACGTTTCTAGAGAGAGAAGATGCGGCGGCGGCCATGGATAATATGGACGGTGCTGAGCTTTACGGCCGTGTGCTTACGGTGAATTATGCTTTGCCGGAGAAGATTAAgggtggtgaacaaggatgggctGCTCAACCGA TCTGGGCCGATGCGGACACGTGGTTTGAACGACAACAACAAGAGGAAGAAATGCAACGAATTCAAAAGGAAAACCAAGCTGCAATGCAGGTTGCAGAGGAATTGCATAGAAAACAAATAACTGAAGAACGGGAAGGCGAGAAGGATGATCCCGACACCAAAGATGATCCAATGGTTATGGCTGAAGCAGAATCATTGAAGCAGAGTAATAGTTAG